The region attctttttctttatttgttaagACAAAGATTGTAACTTTACCTTAAAACAAACAATTTGGAGTGAAGGGTATGTTCTAATGTCAACTATTTTCATTCACAGAGCTGAATTCTTGAGTTTTCCTAATGATTCGTTTAGAGTTCATCGTAGATTTCAGAGAAATTCCCCTTCTTTAACAATgtaagttttttttctttaatttattgatCTCCTTCTTTACATTTAATTAAAGAATCTAAttgttttttgttattttgaaGGGCTATGGATTCTAGGTTTTTTAAaacaagaaataaagaagaattGTCTGTGAATCTTCCAGCAATATCTTATCCTCAATTGGAGAATTCAGGGTTACCTGATCTGAGATTTGATCGGCTTCAAGTACCTGAAAGGGAATTGATTCATGAAGACAAGGTTGAATTTGGGCAATTTGTAGCAAGAGATGCTATAATTGATGAAGAATTTTGGGTTAGTCCttaatcttttatattttttcttctgCTAATTCTGTTTTTATTTGGGTTGATTAATTTTTTGCTAATTTAAGTTATTGGCTTTCTGTTTTGTTTGTATGTTATGTGTATTATTTATAGTGTGTTTTTGTTCCTTTCCCCTTTTAAAAATTCATGGAGatggatatttttttttttatgtttattgttCTTTTTCATCTTCCATCAGTAATTTGTGGTGCTGGTGGTTGCTTATTTTGTTCTAGACTGCTGCTTGGCTTCGAGCCGAAACTCACTGGGAAGATCAAGCTCATGACAGGTGCATTGTTTTCGTCCAGATTTAGATCCACTTCCATTTATTTCGCCATTTTAAgatttttggttcgatactaTAAGATTTTAGCTAGCCGGTGACTTAATTGGGGTCAATAGGTTTATGATGCATATGAGTGGAAAAAAGTGGATGTTACTGATTCTAATTATCCATGATTAACACAGATTGGTTGATAACCACAAAAGGAAATTCGCGGAGCAGGTAGAAGCGGATTTACGTTACCCCTAATTGCTTATAACTACTTGATGAATTGCTTAGCAGATTTTAATAATGTGCAGGAGTTTCATGCCTTAAAAAGGCGACAGACAGGTCAACATGGATCAAAATGTAGATGCATCGTCACGGTATGATGTTTAACGTACTGAATCTCCTTTAAATAACGAAGCTTGCAGTTTCTTTTTTGCTTTGATGAGCAGAGGACTATGCTATCATTGGTATCTTTACCGAGTCACTTGCTTATTATGGTTATCAGATTAAAAGGGACGGAAAAAATGTTAAGCGCACTGTACTGAAGAGTGTCGTTGGAACTCTTGATTTGAGCATCCGGTGCTTGTTACAAGGAGAAACATTTCCGGGGGTATGATAATTTTGTCTAAATTTGCAGTGATAAATATGTTAGTTAACAAGTATgtcgatttttttaaaagaacttGGCAACGGAATTATTTGTCACAGGAGCGTGTGAAGGCTCCCGTCTTCCGCAGCTTCCACAAGAGGGGACCACATGCATATGGTTATGTTGCAAACTTGTGTGTTGCAAAATCAGCACGTCGCCAAGGGATAGCAAGAAACATGTTGCATTTTGCTGTTCAGTCAGCCAAATCTGATGGTAACTTCATTCATATTATTCCTTAAAAACATCCAAAAAATAGTAATGTTTATGGAAATTAATATGAATTTCTCGTCTGAATTGCGGCAGGTGTAGAACACGTGTATGTGCATGTACATAGACACAATATACCTGCACAGGAGCTTTACCATAAAATCGGGTTCGAGGTAACCTCGTTGTCGATGCTTATTTATGGTTTTGAATTCCGATTTTTGTTAACAAGTTGAGCTGATACAACTGCCACATTCTTTTTTCAGATTGTTGAAGCAGCAAACTGTCAACTAATAGAAGATAAGACTTACTTACTCTGTTGCAGGGTATGAAGATTTTTTAAAAgcatcttatatatatattaatatacgCGCGATAGTGGGGTAATGATTAGCTCAATCATTAAGCACACCGATAATTGTATAACTCGCTGTCGTGTTACTATTGTCTCAATTGTTAATATGTGTATATGGCTTAATTTTTTACGACGAGATTTGTTTACATTGCATAGTAACGGTGACGAAAGTGCTAGCCGCTAGTTTCATCACTAACCATGTATAAATGTCGTAAACAGAGTGAGTGAGAACATTGCAGACAGTTTTACTATTGTTTTAAGAGAATATGCaagattttttgtttatttgtttctgCTAGGTACATAAAGAAGAtaacaacaaaaaatattaaactcttaCTATACAAATATCATTAAGTTTTACTCTAAGCaagtaaaaatacaaaacaatttTACTGTTCAATCTGTCAGATCTAGAGATAAtgtaaattgttaattaatcTTAAATAAAAAGTCGCTTGTAGGATTGCATTGTATTAAAGATTGATAAGAACAATGTTATCTTAGTCCTGGCACCCTGGGGCGGAATCACATTTAAGATTTGGTAGGATTTAGCGAGCTGCTCGTCTTCCTCCCTCCGGAAGACGAGAACCAGATCCGGTTCGTTACATgaaacttttttaattatttaaattttttaattaaataaaaaataaattgagttTTGATTAGGGCTggggttttttaaaattttaaatacaatATAAAGGATTATTTAGAATATTTGTTAAAATCTAAAGTATTGAAGAAGATGTTAGTTTAATGCTTGAGGAACTTAAATAATTGTTAAAATCTGAAGTATTGAAGAAGATGTTAGTTTAATGTTTGAGGATGTAATTAAAATCAGAAGGTGTGGATTTTAAGGTTtgaggtgcaattgaaaatgagatGCGAATTTAAATGTAATGGATGATTTTGAAATACCAGAATGCAaagaaaaagaagttaaaaGATGGAGAAATCGCACATTGGTGCACCTGGTGGCAGCAAGTTAGGAGGAGGACATATGTCCAATTCTCTAAGTCCAAAAGGCTAAGCCTCATTATAAaaggattaaaataaattaaataatacacATAATTTACAAAACACAAAAAGGAATAGTGAAAGGAGCATTTGCAACCTTAATTTCTCATTCTAGGGTTTCAAACTTTGAAGTTTAAGGTATGATTTCCTCAATTTATTTAGCTTTAATGATTGATTTCTTCATGTTTGGGTGATAATTTAAGTGAAATTGAATGATTTTGGTTGagttaattataatgaataaaatctggaaatttgtGATGTTggtgaattatttggtttaatCAATTGGTTATTTATGTATTGGACTGAAATTGAAGTAGATTAGTGATGGGTTTGTTTGAAATGAGCAAATTGAGTTTATTACTGGAAATTGTTGGTTTATGGCTAAGTGTTGTTTAATTATTGAAGTTTATGGGTTTGGATTAGTTTAAATTGATTGTTGTTGTTTGTATGAAGATACTCAGCATAATTAATATGCGGAGCATGCTagttaatgttaaatattttatatctgGGTAGAATTGAGTTCAATGCTTGGTCAAGGTGACTCTAAATGGGGATATTGGtgttcatttattttgttttctttactTGATTAGCTTTTAGAAATTTTATGATATCTTAGTGTGGTTTTTTGTGAAATTCTATTTTTCTTATAAGAAATTTTGCCCGAATCAGTTTATATAagacatttatttatttacaaatgtATGCAGTTCATTTACTATATATtggaaaaatgaattatttttaacttaaaacttgaagaagaaaaaatgttttcaaaacatgatttttgaaaattaatcaCATTAACTTAACCGGGCTTGGAGAACATGTGGTCTTAGCTAATGGAGTAATGGGTTTATTAAAAGGTGATATCAAGAGTAATGGTTTATTGTTGTTCCTAGACCATTGAGAGCGAGATGATGTGAAGGTTGTCAATATATTACCTAGAAACTACCGCGGACAATAAGATTTCGAGTCATGTCCTTGTTATGTTTTCATTGACTCCCGAAAATTCAACGTCTTTTATTATGCGTGAACTAAATTGAGATATGTGTTGTATGTGTATGATTATATGCGGTTATGATATAATAAGGTTCTGATGTGTGTATCAGCATGTCGGGGCCAAGTCACACTCGGAGACATGCTGCACGAGGAGCTGAGGACCCGGCTTCTGTTCATGAGTTGGAGGTCGATTTGGGTGAGCTATACATGAGCAGCTCAGGTTTACTAGTGAGTGCGAATCGACCTGCAAGTCGCGAGCGCGACACTGACTCGAGGGAGTTTTTATCTGAGCCTACGGAGACATCAGACTTTTCAATATTTAAGGCAGACATATATATGTCAGATGTCCGGAATTTACGAAGTATCCAGAGAGCGCTACATGTTGCGCGAGAGGCGCTGCGACGCCATAGTGAGGCGATAGAGCAGCTAGAGGAACAACAACAACAGTGTATAGACAGATTGAGGGAGCAGCTAGTTGCCTTTACCAGAGGCGAATTATCTGTAGAAGCCTATACATTGGAGTTTCTGCGATTGGGTCAGCAGGTCCCTGAAATGATGAGGGATAACGCTGAGGTCAATAGTATATTTGTGACCGGATTGGGACCTGAGTTTCGAGAGTTGCTGGATGAGGTTGACTGTCATTTTGGTTATGTCTCAGGCAGAGCACAGCAGATAGAGAGTGTTCTCGAGCGAGAGGGCACTCCTGTTAGAGCTTTTCCCCTTAATCCAGAGAGACCTGTACCTATTGTTGATAGGCCGGAGAGCTCAGTGCCCCGCAGACGAACCTTGGTTGCATGGAGTGCCATGTAGTCTAAAGTCATTTGGAATGGAAAAGGAGAATCCAAGCAGTCTGTAGCTGACCTCAATCAACTTGGTATCTTTCTAGGCTTAGCTGATTTGGGTTGAGTTGTGGGCTGCGTTGTTGATATCTTGGTGGGGTATTTTTTGTGAAATTCTAGTTTTCTTGTAAAAAAAGTTGCCAGAATCAGTATATATAAgacttatttatttaaaaatgaatgcAGTTCATTTCCTTAATATAATAATACCTTTTGAGttttgacaaataaaaaaaaggcagTTTATTTATGATATTTGCTTATTGAGAAAATGAATTGGTTTTAATTTGAaacttgaagaagaagaatatgttttcaaaacatggttttaaaaaggaaaatgcTTTATAACCCACCTATTTAACCCACTTTCAATAATCAACATTACGTGGCAGGATTTCATTCGTCCAATACCCACTTTCATTCGTCCAATACTCACtcaaaagtgtatatctcaaaaaataaaatttaatgcatCA is a window of Mercurialis annua linkage group LG2, ddMerAnnu1.2, whole genome shotgun sequence DNA encoding:
- the LOC126669601 gene encoding uncharacterized protein LOC126669601 produces the protein MAEALRNNWLCCVLSTPSTSSGPPLDRAEFLSFPNDSFRVHRRFQRNSPSLTMAMDSRFFKTRNKEELSVNLPAISYPQLENSGLPDLRFDRLQVPERELIHEDKVEFGQFVARDAIIDEEFWTAAWLRAETHWEDQAHDRLVDNHKRKFAEQEFHALKRRQTGQHGSKCRCIVTIKRDGKNVKRTVLKSVVGTLDLSIRCLLQGETFPGERVKAPVFRSFHKRGPHAYGYVANLCVAKSARRQGIARNMLHFAVQSAKSDGVEHVYVHVHRHNIPAQELYHKIGFEIVEAANCQLIEDKTYLLCCRV
- the LOC126669602 gene encoding uncharacterized protein LOC126669602, translating into MSGPSHTRRHAARGAEDPASVHELEVDLGELYMSSSGLLVSANRPASRERDTDSREFLSEPTETSDFSIFKADIYMSDVRNLRSIQRALHVAREALRRHSEAIEQLEEQQQQCIDRLREQLVAFTRGELSVEAYTLEFLRLGQQVPEMMRDNAEVNSIFVTGLGPEFRELLDEVDCHFGYVSGRAQQIESVLEREGTPVRAFPLNPERPVPIVDRPESSVPRRRTLVAWSAM